The proteins below come from a single Nocardiopsis gilva YIM 90087 genomic window:
- the hisH gene encoding imidazole glycerol phosphate synthase subunit HisH, with protein MQPRVVIFDYGSGNLRSAQRAMERTGAEVTVTGDPQAALDADGLVVPGVGAFGACMEGLHAAQGDRVIGRRLAGGRPVLGICVGMQVLFEQGVEHGVASAGCAEWPGTVERLRAPIVPHMGWNTLDIPEGSRLFAGIGADERFYFVHSYGVLDWKLEPTSEHIAAPKVTWSTHGSPFVAAVENGPLCATQFHPEKSGDAGAKVLANWVATL; from the coding sequence GTGCAGCCTCGCGTCGTCATCTTCGACTACGGATCGGGCAACCTGCGCTCGGCGCAGCGGGCCATGGAACGCACCGGCGCCGAGGTCACCGTCACCGGTGACCCGCAGGCCGCCCTGGACGCCGACGGCCTCGTCGTCCCCGGCGTGGGCGCGTTCGGCGCCTGCATGGAGGGGCTGCACGCCGCCCAGGGCGACCGCGTCATCGGGCGCAGGCTCGCCGGGGGCCGCCCCGTGCTCGGCATCTGCGTGGGCATGCAGGTCCTCTTCGAGCAGGGCGTCGAACACGGCGTGGCGAGTGCGGGGTGCGCTGAGTGGCCCGGCACCGTCGAGCGCCTGCGCGCCCCCATCGTCCCGCACATGGGCTGGAACACCCTCGACATCCCCGAGGGGTCCCGGTTGTTCGCGGGGATCGGCGCCGACGAGCGCTTCTACTTCGTGCACTCCTATGGCGTGCTCGACTGGAAGCTGGAGCCCACCAGCGAGCACATCGCCGCGCCCAAGGTGACCTGGTCGACGCACGGCAGCCCGTTCGTCGCCGCGGTCGAGAACGGCCCGCTGTGCGCCACCCAGTTCCACCCGGAGAAGTCCGGAGACGCCGGTGCCAAGGTGCTGGCCAACTGGGTCGCCACGCTGTGA
- the hisB gene encoding imidazoleglycerol-phosphate dehydratase HisB, whose product MSRIGRVERTTKETKVVVEIDLDGTGVSDISTGVGFYDHMLDQLAKHGLFDLTVRTEGDLHIDSHHTMEDTALALGAAFKEALGDKVGIRRFADAKVPLDEALAEVTVDVSGRPYLVHTEPEPMAPVIGRDYDTTMTRHIFESFVAQARVALHIHVPYGRNAHHIVECQFKAFARALRFACERDPRVSGVPSTKGAL is encoded by the coding sequence ATGAGCCGCATCGGCCGCGTCGAACGCACCACCAAGGAGACCAAGGTCGTCGTCGAGATCGACCTTGACGGCACCGGTGTCTCCGACATCTCCACGGGCGTCGGCTTCTACGACCACATGCTCGACCAGCTCGCCAAGCACGGCTTGTTCGACCTGACCGTGCGCACCGAGGGCGATCTGCACATCGACTCCCACCACACGATGGAGGACACCGCGCTCGCGCTCGGCGCGGCGTTCAAGGAGGCGCTGGGCGACAAGGTCGGGATCCGCCGGTTCGCCGACGCCAAGGTGCCGCTCGACGAGGCGCTCGCCGAGGTCACCGTGGACGTGTCGGGTCGGCCCTACCTGGTGCACACCGAGCCCGAGCCGATGGCCCCGGTCATCGGCCGCGACTACGACACCACGATGACCCGGCACATCTTCGAGTCGTTCGTCGCCCAGGCCCGTGTCGCCCTGCACATCCACGTGCCCTACGGCCGCAACGCCCACCACATCGTCGAGTGCCAGTTCAAGGCCTTCGCGCGCGCCCTGCGCTTCGCCTGCGAGCGCGACCCCCGCGTGTCCGGCGTGCCCTCCACCAAGGGCGCCCTGTAA